A window from Argopecten irradians isolate NY chromosome 3, Ai_NY, whole genome shotgun sequence encodes these proteins:
- the LOC138319097 gene encoding nidogen-like, whose protein sequence is MEPGNLLLNLLLLFLCNFGSVTKAVPIKFLFPFGEQRGDKFLDAGDDLSSDEVPLTVPIVFYDKTYYSIYVNNNGHLSFESELPVYQANFVLPNRFKLIAAFLADVDTTFAGSVYYRESTETALLQKAAQDIQAQFEGFDTYIPQTLFIVTWDNVGFYRTNDSALNSFQIAIATDGESSFAFFYYLDDGIRWIRSSGKLQQSDPPAQAGFDSGEGRVHTKLPYSGTEEVRRLAQESNVGMDGVWMYKIGNTLGDDIKGPGDEDGDVVIFDPDTASQICQREGTHPQCHSSARCLDYALGICCACIPPSYGNGRNCLTFEAPQRLNGKVFGTLNGISIDNLDMHAYVVTSDGRAYTAISQVTPELGALMLTLNTIGGIIGWMFALPNGPLARNGFMITGGEFNRTAVISYQSGEVVTLRQRFFGQDTLDQTGLETQISGVVPEVVNGGKVTIGDYKEEYVHTGPGVITSTSTRTYLVDGVAYQYTWNQTIMFKECVYDPEPQRDTMRLSSKRNRVIYDNLNEILRYAMTNTIGALTGTDPCRNPEEVCGQYSECIPDGSSFTCSCLSGFQEVSGSCQDIDECNIYSDLCDVNARCYNVPGSFQCQCEPGYRGDGRICTREVQMCGTDICHENGRCVYNSDLGKPMCECRQGYRGDGVTYCSAEFNCNEVDVCHQDAECVYNDQEDKYICECNEGYSGDGIVCESYGIDSDCSLCSADAQCVFDPTRLVRYCQCNPGYSGDGQTCTPITVPDQCSDCHQYARCVYDDAAGQYTCQCSNGFQGDGYFCSPIDCRTQQNCNMYADCVNDTIFGGFRCLCKNGYSGDGVVCEPDDCSVARNCDYNAQCVPDPRTDSRYMCRCNPGYEGDGMTCRQRVTPCNQVFNCGQNAECVYSPDDMSYRCRCSSGYEGNGQTCRPRGNNCRRDPRVCDPNASCVFNVDTFICVCNENFRGDGLRCIAMDDDNNYLLFSRGYSIQRVPYMPKDDDKGKRVLYVPGQLAIGIDSDCEDRTMYWTDVNNGQVHRANLDGTDSTPVVTGLSSPEGVAVDWLSRNLYWTDSGLDVISASKLDGTYKKVLVQGNLVNPRAIVLDPSKGMMYWADWDRAGAKIEMAYMDGEDRKILVDTDLGLPNGLTIDFHTQQVCWGDAGVRKIECIRSDGIGRKTIVDTAAYPFDLAMVSNNIYWSDWTVPGVLRVSHNGGEVADPLDLPVGGNGKLYGITAVRASCPRAINACARDNGGCQYLCLPTPNGGRTCGCPDDVDPADCNLVA, encoded by the exons ATGGAGCCCGGGAATTTACTTCTAAATTTACTGTTACTATTTCTGTGTAATTTTGGATCTGTTACCAAAGCCGTTCCTATTAAGTTTTTGTTTCCGTTTGGAGAACAACGTGGGGATAAGTTCCTGGATGCCGGGGACGACTTAAGTTCGGATGAAGTACCTCTTACTGTACCGATTGTGTTCTACGACAAAACCTATTATAGTATATAC GTGAACAACAACGgacatttatcatttgaatCAGAGCTACCGGTATATCAGGCCAATTTCGTGCTCCCCAATCGGTTTAAGTTGATAGCAGCGTTCCTGGCCGATGTAGACACAACATTCGCTGGATCAGTCTACTACAG agaATCTACAGAGACGGCTTTACTACAAAAGGCTGCCCAGGACATCCAGGCCCAATTTGAAGGATTTGACACCTACATCCCTCAAACCCTGTTTATAGTGACATGGGACAATGTTGGCTTCTATAGGACAAATGACTCAGCG TTAAATAGTTTCCAAATAGCCATTGCTACTGATGGGGAAAGTTCCTTTGCCTTTTTCTACTATCTCGATGATGGGATTAGATGGATCCGAAGTTCCGGGAAACTGCAACAGAGTGACCCACCAGCTCAGGCTGGGTTTGACTCTGGAGAGGGACGCGTTCATACTAAACTACCCTACTCAGGCACAGAGGAAGTTCGCCGACTTGCTCA GGAATCTAACGTAGGCATGGATGGAGTGTGGATGTATAAGATTGGTAACACACTAGGAGATGATATCAAAGGACCGGGAGATGAGGATGGTGATG TGGTAATCTTTGACCCGGACACAGCCTCACAGATCTGCCAGAGGGAAGGCACACACCCGCAGTGTCACAGCAGTGCTCGCTGTCTGGATTATGCTCTTGGTATCTGTTGTGCTTGTATACCACCTAGTTATGGCAATGGACGCAACTGTCTGACATTTG AAGCTCCACAGAGATTGAATGGTAAAGTGTTTGGAACCCTCAATGGTATCTCCATTGATAACCTGGACATGCATGCCTATGTGGTGACGTCCGATGGCCGTGCCTACACCGCTATCAGTCAGGTTACACCGGAGCTTGGAGCCCTCATGCTCACACTGAACACCATCGGAGGAATCATTGGTTGGATGTTTGCCCTCCCCAATGGCCCCCTGGCCCGCAACGGCTTCATGATCACAG GTGGAGAGTTTAACAGGACTGCGGTCATTTCTTACCAGAGTGGTGAGGTGGTCACTCTACGTCAAAGATTCTTTGGTCAAGACACACTTGACCAGACAGGTCTGGAGACACAAATTAGTGGAGTGGTCCCCGAGGTGGTCAATGGAGGAAAGGTCACTATTGGTGACTACAAGGAGGAATATGTACACACTGGTCCAg GTGTGATTACATCCACTTCCACACGGACCTACCTTGTGGATGGTGTCGCGTACCAGTACACATGGAACCAGACCATCATGTTTAAGGAGTGTGTCTATGACCCTGAGCCACAAAGGGACACAATGAGGCTGAGCAGCAAACGTAACCGAGTCATTTACGACAACCTCAATGAAATTCTGCGATATGCCATGACAAACACAATAGGTGCATTAACAG gCACTGACCCATGTCGCAATCCTGAGGAGGTGTGTGGTCAGTACTCCGAGTGTATTCCTGATGGATCCTCCTTTACTTGCTCCTGTCTGTCAGGATTCCAGGAGGTCAGCGGATCTTGTCAAG ATATTGACGAGTGTAATATTTACTCTGACCTTTGTGATGTCAATGCACGCTGCTACAATGTACCTGGGAGTTTCCAGTGCCAGTGTGAGCCTGGTTATCGTGGTGATGGACGTATTTGTACTC GTGAAGTACAGATGTGCGGAACTGATATTTGTCATGAGAATGGACGCTGTGTCTACAACAGCGACTTGGGAAAACCAATGTGTGAATGTCGCCAAGGATACCGTGGAGATGGCGTAACCTACTGCTCTGCTG AGTTTAACTGTAATGAGGTAGATGTTTGCCACCAAGATGCTGAGTGTGTCTACAATGACCAAGAGGACAAGTATATCTGTGAATGTAACGAGGGCTACAGCGGTGATGGCATTGTGTGTGAGAGTTATGGTATAG ACTCTGACTGCAGTCTGTGTAGTGCCGATGCTCAATGTGTGTTTGATCCTACCCGATTGGTGCGTTACTGTCAGTGTAACCCTGGATACTCCGGAGATGGGCAGACGTGTACACCTATCA CTGTCCCTGACCAGTGTTCTGACTGTCACCAGTACGCTCGGTGTGTGTACGATGACGCGGCCGGTCAGTACACCTGTCAGTGTTCCAATGGCTTCCAAGGAGATGGTTACTTCTGCTCTCCGATTGATTGCCGGACACAGCAAAACTGCAACATGTACGCTGATTGTGTTAATGATACAATCTTTGGAGGATTTAGGTGTCTATGTAAAAATGGCTACTCAG GTGATGGCGTTGTGTGCGAGCCTGACGATTGCAGTGTGGCAAGGAATTGTGACTACAACGCCCAGTGTGTACCTGATCCTCGCACCGATAGTCGGTATATGTGTCGGTGTAACCCTGGCTACGAAGGAGATGGAATGACATGCAGACAGAGAG TGACACCATGTAACCAAGTCTTTAACTGTGGACAGAATGCTGAGTGTGTTTACAGTCCTGATGACATGTCCTACAGATGTCGCTGCTCCTCGGGTTACGAAGGCAATGGACAAACATGTAGACCAAGAG GTAACAACTGTCGGAGGGACCCCCGTGTCTGTGATCCTAATGCATCTTGTGTATTCAACGTAGACACATTCATTTGTGTTTGTAATGAGAACTTCAGAGGAGATGGCCTTCGTTGTATAG CAATGGATGATGACAACAATTACTTGCTGTTCTCACGTGGCTACTCCATCCAACGTGTGCCTTACATGCCTAAAGATGATGACAAAGGAAAAAGAGTCCTTTATGTCCCAG GTCAGCTTGCCATTGGGATTGACTCGGACTGTGAGGACAGAACAATGTACTGGACAGATGTTAATAACGGACAGGTTCACCGTGCCAACCTGGATGGGACAGACTCCACACCAGTCGTCACAG GTTTGAGCTCACCAGAGGGCGTAGCAGTAGACTGGCTGTCCAGGAATCTGTATTGGACAGACTCTGGTCTTGATGTCATTTCTGCCTCCAAACTAGATGGTACTTACAAAAAGGTTCTTGTCCAGGGAAACCTTGTCAACCCAAGAGCCATCGTCCTTGACCCATCAAAAGG tatgATGTACTGGGCTGACTGGGATCGGGCTGGGGCTAAGATAGAGATGGCTTATATGGACGGAGAAGACAGGAAGATATTGGTCGACACTGATCTAGGATTACCAAATGGTCTCACCATTGACTTCCATACACAGCAGGTCTGCTGGGGTGATGCAG GTGTAAGAAAAATAGAATGTATACGATCAGACGGTATAGGAAGGAAAACTATTGTAGATACTGCAGCTTATCCATTCGACCTCGCAATGGTCAGCAACAACATCTATTGGTCAGACTGGACAGT TCCAGGCGTACTCAGAGTTAGTCATAATGGCGGAGAGGTGGCCGACCCCCTCGATCTACCTGTAGGGGGCAATGGAAAGCTGTATGGTATAACAGCTGTAAGGGCTTCCTGTCCAAGGG CCATCAATGCCTGTGCCCGCGACAATGGTGGTTGCCAGTACCTATGTTTGCCCACTCCTAATGGAGGACGTACCTGTGGTTGTCCTGACGATGTGGATCCTGCTGACTGTAACCTGGTGGCTTGA
- the LOC138319099 gene encoding RNA transcription, translation and transport factor protein-like, translated as MFRRKLCALEYQQADTFDHDNENEFRNLILWLEDQKVRHYKIENRTALRNINGGDWTKALQSYLEELGCPYQLAERTVLIDWLLGYAVRLDYGDSVDQYKTVTPDSVKVKAAAPAGSTNPLDNLDFNDADFKAGVASLSMILKVPPHTDHLEQLKAICLLVKDRLSKEAIEKTSSQPKGVQVPLDKTELGFETGDYIINEAAKIVRLLHIKDLRDLQTKINAAIVGVQTITANPKTDSRLGKVGRM; from the exons ATGTTCAGACGGAAACTTTGTGCATTAGAGTATCAACAGGCAGACACGTTCGACCACGATA ATGAGAATGAGTTTAGGAACCTAATACTGTGGCTAGAAGATCAGAAAGTTCGTCATTATAAGATAGAGAACAGAACAGCACTGAGGAACATCAATGGTGGCGACTGGACAAAGGCTCTCCAAAGT TATCTAGAAGAACTAGGCTGCCCCTATCAGCTAGCAGAAAGAACTGTATTGATTGACTGGTTGTTAGGCTATGCAGTACGTCTGGATTATGGAGATTCTG TTGATCAGTATAAAACTGTTACACCAGACAGTGTGAAGGTCAAGGCCGCTGCCCCTGCTGGCTCTACCAATCCACTTGACAATCTAGACT TCAATGATGCCGATTTTAAAgcaggagttgcctccctttcTATGATTCTTAAAGTACccccacatactgaccatttAGAACAGTTAAAG GCCATATGTTTACTGGTGAAAGACAGACTGTCAAAGGAGGCTATAGAAAAGACATCATCACAACCAAAG GGAGTACAAGTGCCGTTAGACAAAACAGAACTAGGATTTGAAACAGGAG ATTACATCATCAATGAAGCTGCCAAAATTGTGCGTTTGTTACATATAAAGGACTTGAGAGATCTGCAGACTAAGATTAATGCTGCTATAGTAGGTGTACAAACGATAACGGCTAACCCGAAAACTGACAGTAGACTGGGCAAGGTCGGCCGCATGTAA